One Chlorobaculum limnaeum genomic window carries:
- a CDS encoding branched-chain amino acid transaminase, whose product MYNSLKIWMNGELVGWSDAKIHVMSHVAHYGSSTFEGIRCYDTAKGSALLFLDEHVRRLWESSKIYRIEIPYSETEIKDAIISTIKANNHKACYVRPLVFRGQGALGVNPHRASIEVAIATWEWGTYLGEDVLENGVDVKVSSWHRLAPNTLPSWAKAGGNYMNSQLIKMEALSDGYAEGLALDHNGYVAEGSGENIFVVRHNIIYTPLAAQSILPGFTRHAVMHIAKELGYEVRETLIPREALYIADEIFLTGTAAEITPVRSVDRIPIGNEKRGPVTEALQHEYLKIVHSGEDPYNWLTFI is encoded by the coding sequence ATGTATAACTCGCTTAAAATATGGATGAACGGCGAACTGGTCGGCTGGAGTGACGCCAAAATCCACGTCATGTCCCACGTCGCCCACTATGGTTCGTCAACCTTCGAGGGCATCCGCTGCTACGATACCGCCAAAGGCTCGGCGCTGCTCTTCCTCGACGAACATGTCCGTCGCCTCTGGGAGTCTTCGAAAATCTACCGCATAGAGATTCCCTATTCGGAAACAGAGATCAAGGACGCCATTATCTCGACCATCAAGGCTAACAACCACAAGGCCTGCTATGTCCGTCCGCTGGTGTTCCGTGGGCAGGGCGCGCTTGGCGTCAATCCGCACCGCGCCTCCATCGAAGTCGCCATCGCGACCTGGGAGTGGGGCACCTACCTCGGCGAGGACGTGCTCGAAAACGGCGTGGATGTCAAGGTCTCCTCGTGGCACCGCCTCGCGCCGAACACCCTGCCCTCGTGGGCCAAAGCTGGCGGCAACTACATGAACTCGCAGCTCATCAAGATGGAGGCGCTGTCGGACGGTTACGCCGAAGGACTGGCGCTCGACCACAACGGCTACGTTGCCGAGGGCAGCGGCGAAAACATCTTTGTCGTCAGGCACAACATCATTTACACCCCGCTGGCCGCACAGTCGATCCTGCCGGGCTTCACCCGTCACGCGGTGATGCACATCGCCAAGGAGCTTGGTTACGAGGTTCGCGAAACGCTCATCCCGCGCGAAGCGCTCTACATCGCTGACGAGATTTTCCTAACCGGCACGGCGGCGGAGATCACGCCTGTCAGAAGCGTTGACAGGATTCCGATCGGCAACGAAAAACGCGGCCCGGTCACCGAAGCCTTGCAGCACGAGTACCTCAAAATCGTCCACAGCGGAGAGGATCCATACAACTGGCTGACCTTTATCTGA
- a CDS encoding 6-phosphofructokinase encodes MKKIGILTSGGDCGGLNAVIKGAALMALNKGLELYVIPNGYAGLYNLLNQERLVRFDEARLDQFQASFAGSEAGHSRVKIKAISNPDKYNRIKVGMKKFDLDALIISGGDDSGSVMIDLNHNGIQCIHCPKTMDLDLQTYSVGGDSTINRIAQFVEDLKTTGRTHNRVLVTEVFGRYAGHTAFRSGVAAEADCILIPEIPVDWDVVYEHVVERFTRRIRQSDVHSGTYTIVVAEGMKNADGTDIVDESAGIDAFGHKKLAGAGKYVCQEIKKRFKADSRMPQFMKDTGMFVEGIYEIPEVREVHPGHLVRAGHSSAYDINFGFEAGAAAVLLLLEGKTGVTISKVKGRKVEYIEASKAIEQRYVDLDQVAMYESLGTCFGRAPVAYEPILREVDGVYERIY; translated from the coding sequence GTGAAAAAAATCGGAATTCTTACCAGCGGCGGCGACTGCGGCGGCCTGAACGCCGTCATCAAGGGAGCCGCGCTCATGGCCCTGAACAAGGGACTTGAACTCTATGTGATCCCCAACGGCTACGCAGGATTGTACAACCTTCTGAACCAGGAACGCCTGGTCAGGTTCGACGAAGCCCGTCTCGACCAGTTCCAGGCCAGCTTCGCCGGTTCGGAAGCGGGCCATTCGCGGGTGAAGATCAAGGCGATCAGCAACCCCGACAAGTACAACCGCATCAAGGTCGGCATGAAAAAGTTCGACCTCGACGCCCTCATCATCAGCGGTGGCGACGACTCCGGCAGCGTCATGATCGACCTGAACCACAACGGCATCCAGTGCATCCACTGCCCGAAGACGATGGACCTCGACCTCCAGACTTACTCGGTCGGCGGCGACTCGACCATCAACCGCATCGCCCAGTTCGTCGAGGATCTGAAAACGACGGGACGCACCCACAACCGCGTGCTGGTCACGGAGGTGTTCGGGCGTTACGCCGGTCACACCGCCTTCCGCAGCGGCGTGGCTGCCGAGGCGGACTGCATCCTGATTCCGGAGATTCCGGTTGACTGGGACGTCGTGTACGAGCATGTCGTCGAGCGCTTTACCCGCCGCATCCGCCAGAGCGACGTGCACAGCGGCACCTACACTATCGTGGTCGCCGAGGGGATGAAAAACGCCGACGGCACGGACATCGTCGATGAGTCGGCGGGCATCGATGCTTTCGGTCACAAAAAGCTGGCTGGCGCGGGCAAGTACGTCTGCCAGGAGATCAAGAAACGCTTCAAGGCCGACTCCCGGATGCCGCAGTTCATGAAGGATACCGGCATGTTCGTCGAGGGCATCTACGAAATTCCGGAGGTGCGCGAAGTCCATCCGGGCCACCTGGTACGCGCCGGACACTCCTCGGCCTACGACATCAACTTCGGCTTCGAGGCCGGTGCGGCGGCAGTGCTGCTGCTGCTCGAAGGCAAAACCGGCGTGACCATCTCCAAGGTCAAGGGACGCAAGGTCGAGTACATCGAAGCCTCCAAGGCGATCGAACAGCGCTATGTCGATCTCGACCAGGTCGCCATGTACGAATCGCTCGGCACCTGCTTTGGCAGGGCTCCGGTAGCCTACGAGCCGATCCTGCGAGAGGTTGACGGCGTGTACGAAAGGATTTACTAA
- a CDS encoding ABC transporter permease, with protein MTFLDLLRFAWVHLRERKRQTFLTVLGVAVGSAMMITTIAVARGSSMSVFLRLIDVAPHITIGADRIVPEVPDNLVGIMQGRIAFVRKNVTTDRKVVIKNYSQVIATLTPLREVVDISPYVTSKLLARNKNRFTPCFAKGVVPSLEGEIAGLKKNLLDPEALTELGWTPNGIILGSMLADKLKAGYRDTIMLVDKAGNEYPVMVVGRFRSGFNTKDDKEAYVNLALAQRMESLPANSVTGIGLRIADIAEADALAARIETLTGYDTKSWSESNKNVIDFYNRNGTITLVLVSFVFVVAGLGVSSVMTTVVLQKVKDIAILRSMGVQRKSITRIFMLEGLLIGTFGVLVGSPVGHLICDLISRIRFAPTSAGVISSDRLLISETSDAHLIVIGFGILIAVISSVGPARRATSYLPVRVLRGEVG; from the coding sequence ATGACCTTCCTCGACCTACTGCGTTTCGCCTGGGTGCACTTGCGGGAGCGGAAGCGCCAGACCTTTCTGACGGTGCTCGGCGTGGCGGTCGGCTCGGCGATGATGATCACCACCATCGCGGTGGCGCGGGGTTCGTCGATGAGCGTATTCCTGCGGCTCATCGATGTCGCGCCGCACATTACTATCGGCGCGGACAGGATCGTGCCGGAGGTGCCCGACAACCTCGTCGGCATCATGCAGGGGCGGATCGCCTTCGTGCGCAAGAACGTGACCACCGACCGCAAGGTGGTGATCAAGAACTACAGCCAGGTGATCGCGACGCTCACTCCTCTCCGGGAGGTGGTCGATATTTCCCCCTACGTCACCAGCAAACTGCTCGCTCGCAACAAGAACCGCTTCACGCCATGCTTCGCCAAAGGGGTGGTGCCGTCCCTCGAAGGCGAAATCGCCGGGCTGAAAAAGAACCTGCTTGACCCGGAGGCGCTCACCGAGTTGGGCTGGACGCCGAACGGCATCATTCTCGGTTCGATGCTGGCCGACAAGCTCAAGGCCGGGTATCGCGACACGATCATGCTGGTGGACAAGGCGGGGAACGAGTATCCGGTGATGGTGGTGGGGCGCTTCAGGAGCGGCTTCAACACCAAGGACGACAAGGAGGCCTACGTCAACCTGGCGCTGGCGCAGCGGATGGAGTCGCTTCCGGCGAACAGCGTGACCGGCATCGGTCTGCGGATCGCCGACATCGCCGAGGCCGACGCGCTGGCGGCGAGGATCGAGACGCTGACCGGCTACGACACCAAGAGCTGGAGCGAAAGCAATAAAAACGTGATCGACTTCTACAACCGCAACGGCACGATCACGCTGGTGCTGGTGAGCTTCGTTTTCGTGGTGGCGGGGCTTGGCGTGTCGTCGGTCATGACGACCGTGGTGCTGCAAAAGGTGAAGGATATCGCCATCCTGCGCTCGATGGGTGTGCAGCGCAAGAGCATCACGCGCATCTTCATGCTCGAAGGTCTTCTGATCGGCACCTTTGGCGTACTGGTCGGAAGTCCGGTCGGCCACCTGATCTGCGACCTCATCAGCCGGATCCGGTTCGCGCCGACCAGCGCGGGGGTCATCAGCAGCGACCGCCTGCTCATCTCCGAAACTTCCGACGCGCACCTGATCGTGATCGGGTTCGGCATTCTGATTGCGGTTATTTCATCGGTGGGGCCAGCTCGCCGCGCGACGAGCTATCTGCCGGTGCGGGTGCTGCGAGGCGAGGTGGGGTAG
- the ispF gene encoding 2-C-methyl-D-erythritol 2,4-cyclodiphosphate synthase: MRIGIGIDVHQFSEDRRLVIGGVEVPSPVGLLGHSDADVLLHAISDALLGAAALGDIGKHFPDTSSEFKDIDSMILLKHVGKLLAREGYKPVNIDAMLLLEKPKIAPYIDEMRRNIARCLDLELNAVSVKATTNEKLGYVGRQEGACAHAVCLIENT; encoded by the coding sequence ATGCGCATAGGAATAGGCATAGACGTTCACCAGTTTTCGGAAGACAGAAGGCTCGTTATCGGCGGGGTTGAAGTGCCCTCGCCCGTCGGGCTTCTCGGCCACAGCGATGCCGATGTGCTCTTGCACGCCATCAGCGACGCCCTGCTTGGCGCGGCGGCTCTCGGTGACATCGGCAAGCACTTCCCCGACACCAGCTCGGAGTTCAAGGACATCGACAGCATGATTCTGTTGAAGCACGTCGGCAAGCTGCTCGCCCGCGAAGGGTACAAGCCGGTGAACATCGACGCCATGCTGCTGCTCGAAAAGCCGAAAATCGCTCCCTACATCGACGAGATGCGCCGCAACATCGCCCGCTGCCTCGACCTGGAGCTGAACGCCGTCTCGGTCAAAGCCACCACCAACGAAAAACTCGGCTACGTAGGCCGCCAGGAAGGCGCCTGCGCCCATGCCGTGTGTCTGATCGAGAACACCTGA
- a CDS encoding dihydroorotate dehydrogenase — translation MSLPTTTTTINSPAAVSLGRGLDLRSPVMLASGTVSYGEELSQLCDLSKIGGLVTKAISPEPRTGNPPQRIAETSCGMINAIGLANVGLDKFVSDKVSFLQRLDTRVIVNIAGRSIDDYCQVVERLDTVEGIAAYELNLSCPNVKGECMIMGVSPDATREIVSTLRKLTDRHLMVKLTPNVTSISTIALAAEQAGADSVSLINTVVGMAVDYRMRKPLLKNVTGGLSGPAIKPIALAKVWEVSRAVKIPVVGMGGIASFSDAMEFLLVGASAIQIGTMNFVYPDISEKIAVAIDEFFSAPDAPKFSEYVGSLIV, via the coding sequence ATGAGTTTACCAACGACAACAACGACCATCAACTCCCCTGCCGCCGTGAGCCTCGGCAGGGGGCTCGACCTCCGTTCGCCGGTCATGCTCGCCTCCGGCACGGTTTCGTACGGCGAGGAGCTGTCGCAGCTTTGCGACCTTTCGAAAATCGGCGGACTGGTCACCAAGGCAATTTCACCGGAACCCCGCACCGGCAATCCGCCACAGCGCATCGCCGAGACCTCGTGCGGCATGATCAACGCTATCGGCCTGGCCAACGTCGGGCTGGACAAATTCGTGTCGGACAAGGTTTCGTTCTTGCAGAGGCTCGACACGCGGGTGATCGTCAACATCGCCGGACGGTCGATTGACGACTACTGCCAGGTGGTCGAACGGCTCGACACGGTCGAGGGGATCGCCGCCTACGAGCTGAACCTCTCGTGCCCGAATGTGAAGGGCGAGTGCATGATCATGGGGGTCAGCCCCGACGCGACCCGCGAGATCGTCTCGACCCTGCGCAAGCTGACCGACAGGCATCTGATGGTCAAGCTCACGCCAAACGTCACCTCGATCAGCACCATCGCGCTTGCCGCCGAACAGGCCGGGGCGGACTCGGTATCGCTCATCAACACCGTGGTCGGCATGGCGGTGGACTACCGCATGCGCAAGCCGCTGCTGAAGAATGTAACCGGCGGACTCTCAGGCCCGGCGATCAAGCCGATAGCGCTCGCAAAGGTGTGGGAGGTGTCGCGGGCCGTGAAGATTCCGGTGGTCGGCATGGGCGGCATCGCCTCGTTTTCGGACGCGATGGAGTTCCTGCTCGTCGGCGCGAGCGCCATCCAGATTGGCACGATGAACTTCGTCTACCCCGACATCAGCGAAAAAATCGCCGTGGCGATTGACGAATTCTTCTCTGCGCCGGACGCGCCAAAGTTCAGCGAGTATGTCGGAAGTTTGATAGTTTAA
- the glgP gene encoding alpha-glucan family phosphorylase, which produces MSKNISAVKKLSRNLWWSWDTEAKSLFRNLSPLLWERVNHNPVELLRHISTDELEARCSCEFGINIDQVSKRFEDYMAAKNTWAAEHAPQLVSSPVAYFSAEFGIHESLRIYSGGLGILSGDHIKSASDLGLNFIGISLFYKEGYFRQYLNHDGWQIEDYPLQYPESLPIEKVTTADGKDLIIEVTIAQSTVFAQAWSLKVGRATLYLLDTNIPANEMHYRDICSRVYGGDQNMRINQEILLGIGGVKLLKALKLEPAVYHMNEGHSAFLTLELLSGEIARGYAFDEAKARVKEQCVFTTHTPVPAGHDRFSRDMMAYTFSKYLTLSGMEFEEVMRLGAENPADTSGLFTMTVLALKLSRCANGVSKLHGEVSRDMWKHLYSTNDPKEAPIGHITNGIHTRSWSSGFTERFWKNHAGDLEELFASRESAEAVLARVSDSELWCLRYHLKRNLMDYISKYLSNQLYHQHQFTTTFKPCDSSRSAKSALSPDVLTIGFARRFATYKRAPLIFQDLDRLNAIVNHPNMPVQIVFAGKAHPHDDAGKEYIRQIVEHSRRPQFLGKVIFLENYNIGVAKRLVSGVDVWLNNPVRPMEASGTSGQKTVLHGGLNLSIMDGWWCEAYNGTNGWSIGHGEEYENYDEQYRIDANKLYEVLEHQIIPTFYERNEHNLPVRWLKNIRNAIATIAPVYNTDRMVREYTMRYYLKEPRP; this is translated from the coding sequence ATGTCGAAAAACATCTCCGCAGTAAAAAAACTCTCCCGCAACCTCTGGTGGTCATGGGATACCGAAGCAAAATCTCTTTTCAGAAACCTTTCGCCGCTTCTCTGGGAGCGGGTCAATCACAATCCGGTAGAACTGCTCAGGCACATTTCGACCGATGAACTCGAAGCTCGCTGCTCGTGCGAGTTCGGCATCAATATCGACCAGGTGAGCAAGCGTTTCGAGGATTACATGGCTGCAAAAAACACCTGGGCCGCTGAACACGCTCCCCAACTCGTTTCCAGCCCGGTCGCCTACTTCAGCGCCGAGTTCGGCATCCACGAAAGCCTTCGCATCTACTCCGGCGGTCTCGGCATTCTCTCCGGCGATCACATCAAGTCGGCCAGCGACCTCGGCCTCAATTTCATCGGCATCTCCCTGTTCTACAAGGAGGGCTATTTCCGCCAGTACCTCAATCACGACGGCTGGCAGATCGAGGATTATCCGCTGCAATACCCGGAGAGCCTGCCCATCGAGAAGGTCACCACCGCTGATGGCAAGGATCTCATCATCGAAGTCACCATCGCGCAGAGCACCGTCTTCGCCCAGGCATGGAGCCTGAAGGTCGGACGCGCCACGCTCTACCTGCTCGACACCAACATCCCGGCCAATGAAATGCATTACCGGGATATCTGCTCGCGAGTCTACGGCGGCGACCAGAACATGCGCATCAACCAGGAGATTCTGCTCGGCATCGGCGGCGTCAAGCTGCTGAAAGCGCTGAAGCTCGAACCTGCCGTCTATCACATGAACGAAGGCCACTCGGCCTTTCTGACGCTCGAACTGCTTTCCGGCGAGATCGCCAGGGGTTACGCCTTCGATGAGGCGAAAGCCAGGGTCAAGGAGCAGTGCGTCTTCACCACGCACACCCCCGTGCCCGCTGGCCACGACCGTTTTTCGAGGGACATGATGGCCTATACCTTCTCGAAATACCTGACGCTCTCTGGCATGGAGTTCGAGGAGGTCATGAGGCTCGGAGCCGAAAACCCGGCAGACACTTCGGGCCTGTTCACCATGACCGTGCTCGCCCTCAAGCTCTCCCGCTGCGCCAACGGCGTTTCGAAGCTGCACGGCGAGGTTTCGCGCGACATGTGGAAGCACCTCTACTCGACGAACGACCCGAAAGAAGCGCCGATCGGCCATATTACCAACGGCATCCACACCAGGAGCTGGAGCAGCGGCTTCACCGAGCGTTTCTGGAAAAACCATGCCGGAGACCTCGAAGAGCTGTTCGCGTCGCGGGAGTCCGCAGAAGCGGTGCTGGCAAGAGTTTCCGACAGCGAACTGTGGTGCCTGCGCTACCACCTGAAGCGCAATCTCATGGATTATATTTCGAAGTACCTGTCGAACCAGCTCTATCATCAGCACCAGTTCACCACCACGTTCAAGCCGTGCGATTCTTCAAGGTCAGCCAAAAGCGCGCTCTCGCCAGACGTGCTGACCATCGGTTTCGCCCGGCGCTTCGCCACCTACAAGCGCGCACCGCTGATTTTTCAGGATCTCGACCGCCTCAACGCCATCGTCAACCATCCGAACATGCCGGTGCAGATCGTTTTCGCGGGCAAGGCCCACCCGCACGACGACGCTGGCAAGGAGTACATCCGACAGATCGTGGAGCATTCGCGCCGCCCGCAGTTCCTCGGAAAGGTGATCTTCCTCGAAAACTACAACATCGGCGTAGCCAAACGACTCGTATCTGGCGTCGATGTGTGGCTCAACAACCCGGTCAGGCCGATGGAGGCGAGCGGTACCTCCGGCCAGAAAACGGTACTGCACGGCGGTCTGAACCTGAGCATCATGGACGGCTGGTGGTGCGAGGCGTACAACGGCACCAACGGCTGGTCTATCGGCCACGGCGAAGAGTACGAAAACTACGACGAACAGTACCGTATCGATGCGAACAAGCTCTACGAGGTGCTGGAACACCAGATCATCCCGACCTTCTACGAGCGTAACGAGCACAACCTTCCGGTCAGGTGGCTGAAGAACATCCGCAACGCCATCGCGACCATCGCGCCGGTGTACAACACCGATCGCATGGTCAGGGAGTACACCATGCGCTACTATCTCAAGGAGCCGCGCCCCTGA
- a CDS encoding metallophosphoesterase family protein, giving the protein MSFDKKVTIAHLSDLHFASRNDRYLTDRLDIMLSEFVRRKYDHLVLTGDLIDTASPALWTIIRDALVRHGLFDWGKTTVIPGNHDLIDLEEEMRFYNALNPYDQSRQRRLDERLRQFNALFRPLISGDGGDAAGVPFVKVMRFGEIALSFVAVNTVAPWSGLDNPVGARGSVSRETLGALRQPEVRQALDDTFVIGLCHHAYKIYGTGALVDQAFDWTMEFKNRDEYLKSMTSLGAKLVLHGHFHRFQVYQAGGVHFINGGSFRYSPERYGELTIGPEGRWAHRFVNLALKR; this is encoded by the coding sequence GTGTCCTTTGATAAGAAAGTAACTATCGCTCATCTTTCCGATCTGCACTTTGCAAGCAGGAACGATCGTTACCTGACAGATCGGCTCGACATCATGCTCTCTGAATTCGTCCGCCGGAAATACGATCATCTCGTGCTGACCGGTGACCTGATCGACACGGCTTCACCGGCACTCTGGACGATCATACGGGATGCTCTCGTGCGGCACGGTCTGTTCGACTGGGGCAAAACCACGGTGATACCGGGCAACCACGACCTGATCGACCTCGAAGAGGAGATGCGCTTCTACAACGCCCTCAACCCCTATGACCAGAGCCGCCAGCGTCGGCTTGACGAACGGCTGCGGCAGTTCAACGCTCTGTTCCGTCCGCTCATCAGCGGTGACGGTGGCGACGCTGCGGGCGTGCCTTTCGTCAAGGTGATGCGCTTTGGCGAGATAGCCCTCTCGTTCGTGGCGGTCAATACGGTTGCGCCGTGGTCGGGGCTGGACAATCCGGTCGGCGCCCGGGGCAGCGTTTCGCGCGAAACGCTCGGAGCTCTCCGGCAGCCTGAGGTACGGCAGGCGCTCGACGATACCTTCGTTATCGGCCTCTGCCATCACGCCTACAAGATTTACGGTACCGGCGCGCTGGTCGATCAGGCGTTCGACTGGACGATGGAGTTCAAGAACCGCGACGAATATCTCAAGTCGATGACGAGTCTCGGCGCGAAGCTGGTGCTGCACGGCCATTTCCACCGTTTCCAGGTCTATCAGGCTGGCGGCGTACACTTCATCAACGGCGGCAGTTTCCGCTACTCTCCCGAACGGTACGGCGAGCTGACGATTGGCCCCGAAGGGAGGTGGGCGCACCGCTTCGTCAACCTCGCGCTCAAAAGGTAG
- a CDS encoding ferritin yields the protein MFSEKLQHAFNEQINHEMASAYLYLSMAAYAHSMNLPGFAHWLELQYKEEQGHAMKLYKFVNERGGKVELLPIAQPASDFKSPAHLFEEVLKHERKITALINKLYEAAVEQKDYAAQVHLHWFIEEQVEEEAAASEILETIRMAGEKGHALIMMDRQLARRGMN from the coding sequence ATGTTCAGTGAAAAACTTCAGCACGCGTTCAACGAACAGATTAACCACGAGATGGCTTCGGCCTACCTCTACCTTTCGATGGCGGCATACGCCCATTCGATGAATCTTCCCGGCTTCGCGCACTGGCTCGAACTCCAGTACAAGGAGGAGCAGGGCCACGCCATGAAGCTCTATAAATTCGTCAACGAACGCGGCGGTAAAGTCGAACTGCTCCCGATCGCCCAGCCGGCATCGGACTTCAAGTCACCGGCGCACCTGTTCGAGGAGGTGCTGAAACACGAACGGAAAATCACCGCTCTGATCAACAAGCTCTACGAAGCCGCCGTCGAACAGAAGGATTACGCCGCCCAAGTGCACTTGCACTGGTTCATCGAGGAGCAGGTCGAAGAGGAGGCTGCCGCCAGCGAAATTCTCGAAACCATCAGAATGGCCGGAGAGAAGGGCCATGCGCTGATCATGATGGATCGCCAGCTCGCCCGGCGCGGCATGAACTGA
- a CDS encoding rubrerythrin family protein, translated as MSTSPTIAALLDESIQLELNLAKLYTLFNDQFEEDEEFWWQLSMEERSHAALLQQEKKQPQPLQFFPENLLSRDLDALKSNNARIVAETERFAASPFSREKALSLALHIEMSAGEAHFQEFMESETGSLTADLFKQLASEDQNHAQRIREYMKEQGIREEKLS; from the coding sequence ATGTCCACCTCACCGACCATCGCCGCTCTGCTCGACGAATCGATACAGCTCGAACTCAATCTCGCCAAACTCTACACCCTTTTCAACGACCAGTTCGAGGAGGACGAGGAGTTCTGGTGGCAGCTCTCGATGGAGGAGCGCAGCCATGCGGCCCTGCTCCAGCAGGAGAAAAAACAGCCGCAGCCTTTGCAGTTTTTCCCGGAGAACCTGCTCTCCAGAGACCTCGACGCCCTGAAGTCGAACAACGCCCGCATCGTCGCCGAAACCGAACGCTTCGCGGCCTCGCCCTTTTCGAGGGAGAAGGCGCTGAGCCTCGCCCTGCATATCGAGATGTCCGCCGGAGAGGCGCACTTCCAGGAGTTCATGGAGAGCGAAACCGGTTCGCTGACCGCCGACCTCTTCAAGCAGCTCGCCAGCGAAGACCAGAACCACGCCCAGCGCATTCGCGAGTACATGAAGGAGCAGGGCATCCGGGAGGAAAAGCTCTCCTGA
- a CDS encoding putative molybdenum carrier protein — MNGGDNEEHSRKIGLCGGLSMIVSGGQTGVDRGALDAAIAAGLAHGGWCPKGRRAEDGMIPEKYMLAETPFFRYAVRTAWNVRDSGGTLVLASGPLAGGTKLTALCAWRYGRPCMIVDLDVRADAGTVAGWIRANGIGVLNVAGPRASDAPGIGENARRFVAEIIDCGRWRTLAGF; from the coding sequence ATGAACGGCGGTGATAATGAGGAGCATTCCCGGAAGATCGGGTTATGCGGCGGCCTGTCGATGATCGTTTCGGGCGGGCAGACTGGCGTGGATCGCGGTGCGCTCGATGCGGCTATCGCCGCCGGTCTCGCGCACGGCGGCTGGTGCCCGAAAGGCCGGAGAGCGGAAGATGGCATGATTCCCGAAAAGTACATGCTTGCCGAAACGCCATTCTTTCGGTATGCCGTCAGAACCGCATGGAACGTCCGCGACTCTGGCGGAACCCTCGTGCTGGCTTCAGGCCCGCTCGCGGGCGGCACGAAGCTCACGGCGCTATGCGCGTGGCGTTACGGGCGACCTTGCATGATCGTTGATCTGGACGTAAGAGCGGACGCCGGGACGGTGGCTGGGTGGATACGGGCAAATGGAATCGGCGTACTGAATGTTGCCGGGCCGAGGGCGAGCGACGCGCCGGGCATCGGTGAAAATGCCCGGCGCTTTGTCGCGGAAATTATTGATTGCGGTAGGTGGCGTACTCTTGCAGGCTTTTGA